In Papaver somniferum cultivar HN1 chromosome 9, ASM357369v1, whole genome shotgun sequence, the genomic stretch TGGACATTATGACAACACCGATCTCATTATAAGGCATGTATGAGGGTTATGCAAAGCAcgacaacattgttacctcatcaTGCACATGCACATTACGTctaacataaaatggaaacaatatGGAGCAATGAATTGAATCCAGTTCTACTTAGAAAGATTGACATTGTGAAAATACTGATATCATTATAAGGCATGTATGAGGGTTATGCAAAGCATGGAAATATTGTTACCTCATCATGCACATGCACATGCACATTACGACTAGTATAAAATGGAAACAATATGGAGCAATGAATTGAATCCAGTTCTACTTAGAAAGATTGACATTGTGACAACACTGATATCATTATAAGGCATGTATGAGGGTTATGCAAAGCACGACAACATTGTCACCTCATCATGCACATGCACATTACGTctagcataaaatggaaacaatatGGAACAATGAATTGAATCAAGTTCTAGTTAGAAAGATTGACATTGTGACTACACTGATCTCATTATAAGGCATGCATGAGGATTATGCAAAGCATGGAAATATTGGTACCTCATCATGCACATGCACATTACGACTAGTATAAAATGGAAACAATATAGAGCAATGAATTGAATCCAGTTCTACTTAGAAAGATTGACATTGTGACAACACTGATCTCATTATAAGGCATGTATGAGGGTTATGCAAAGCATGGCAATATTGTTACCTCATCATGCACATGAACATTGCGActagcataaaatggaaacaatatGGAACAATGAATTGAATCAAGTTCTAGTTCGAAAGATTGACAATGTGACAAAACTGATCTTATATTATAAGGCATGTATGAGGGTTATTCAAAGCATGGCAATATTGTTACCTCATCATGCACATGCACATTAAGACTACCGTAAAATGGAAACAATACGGAGCAACGAATTGATTCAAGTTCTACTTAGATATATTGACATTGTGACAACATTGATTTCATTATAAGGCATGTACGAGGGTTATGCAAAGCATGGCAATATTGTTACCTCATCAAGCACATGCACATTTAGACTTGCGTAAAATTGGAAACAATAGGGAGGAATGAATTGAATCCAATTCTACTTAGATATATTGACATTGTGACAACATTGATTTCATTATAAGGCATGTACGAGGGTTATGCAAAGCATGGTAATATTGTTACCTCATCAAGCAATGCACATCACGActagcataaaatggaaacagTATGGAGCAATAGAAGCATCTAAGGTGCTGGCATGGATCATGATTACATTCAATGTTGATATCGATATGTCCTGGATTAGGCTCAAAGCCTATAAATTAGACCTTCATTGTAGAATTCCTTCAACAACAAGATTTAAGGACAAACAAATCGTTCGAGAGAAAAGTAGAAGCTAGAATTTAGAGTTTCGTTGGTTGCAAAAATGGAGGGAAGAAACTTGAAGATGTGCTTTCTGATGGTGATCTTAGTATTGGGAATGTTTGCACGATAGAGTTCAGCTGGATGTTGGAAGTCATGCATGGATTTATGTTCAAAGAAAAGTGGTGGTGATGTTCCTTTTTATGTATGTGGTCCTCTGTGTTTTATAAAATGTCGTTTTATGATGGCGGATTCTCCCAATAAAGTCAGTGCTACTTCTTCGGCTGATAACTGCAAGCTTGGTTGTGGGATCGTGAATTTCATCGACAAAGGGACTCCTCAGCAAGTCGAAGATTGTCTCGGTATTCGTTGCGGGAAAATGTGCACCAATTAAGTTAGAAGTAACGATGTTGTCGTTAATATtatacagtgggaaaatcattcGTTGATCATACCAAATTTGTTATCGAtccaaataaaataattatttttttattttttgtttgcaTAGTTTTTCCATAGCTTAGCATGTACATATTACAAGTATTGAATCCTCCTAGTGGTCCAAATTGGGTcgtgccagcacgagcacaacCCAGCACAATATGTTAAAATTTGAGCACAGCCCAACCCAGCATGACACAGCACATTGGTTTCGTAGGATGATATGGGATTGCCTAATCAGTACACACGGTGGAACAGTACAACATGCGACACAGATAAGTATGTGGCACATCACAACGCAACACAACACGTCGAAAAAGCACATCATAATATGCATAATACACTACAAAATACATCATGATTTGTGTATAATTTACAAGAGAGTCTTTATTCTAGACAATTTTTGACATTTAACCATCCTTATATTGACTTCTTTTTATAGCAATTAATTGAATACCTGAATATTTGAAAAACACTAAATAAATGTGCCCGACCCAacacagcacggcacaacacgtttaaTTTTTTGACACATCGCCGCACAACACGTTATCTAACATGGCATAGCATCGCATGCCTTAATCTCTCgtacaacacaacacgacacacAGCACGCTAGGCACGTGATTTCTTGGACTGGATTGTGCTGCACAGGTCTACCTCAGCCAACAAAAATATcagtggagtttttttttttggtacccATCAACATCACCAATCTCTTTTGTCGTATCCCAACTCTAAAATTGATAATCAATCCGCTGATACGAGGACATGAGTGAGGCTCCTAGACAACTCGATTAACCTTTTATGGAATCTCAAAAATTCGAAACTGAAAACCTAATTCGTTGATTTCAAAACTAATAGTGAGGTTTATGGACAACGTGGATAATCAGTTCCAGGATTCTTTATGGGAATCCTAAAACTGGGAAGCATTGACGTGGACACGAGACACATACACGACACGACGCGCTTATAGGAACCGACAAAATTCAAAATCACCAGGCACGGGCacgtttatatatatattaaataatTTTGATATATTAAGATCGTGGTGTTATAATATCAcatgaaaaaaattcaattttacgCAGTTAGGTTAGCCCACACCCATAGAAAATTAACTATTATACTAGTTCCCCTAACATACTAGATTACTCAACTAGCAAAATGAATTACAAATTTCTACGTGCGCATCATGTCAGCGCCCTAAGCATATGATACGGGCACGACATTGATATTGTTGTGTCGGTGCTTCATAGTCTTGGAAGTCTAAAATTGAGACTCAATCCACTGACTTCAAAATAAAAGTGAAACTCCTAGCTAAGCTATCTAGTCTTTTGTGGAATCCCCAAACAGACTCCAGAGTCTCGATGAACTCTTGCCAGACCATCTAGTGACTTCAAACATGAGAGTCAGGCCCAGAGTCTTGACGAACTAGGGCCAGCTCCGGTTGTTAAATTGGTTACAAGTTGGTTCCATTCCATGTACTATCATGAGCTCATCATTAGTAGCTCACCagtagaaacctattttgaggcatactcatttttttttgaggcatactcatccattatattatttagggtgggtttataaggggtatctaaaggtagtgtaattacctatatatccctaaataatttcaatttgtcatagttcccttatcctcaaaaacctaaaattaaaaatcaaaataaactttaaacttaaacatctaggactccaattcaataaagaaattaatcaaacaaaggaaacacaaatcgaagtgagcgatgttggaatgcgaaatccaaatctcaattgctcttagatgtattttagaatgtatgcgtaacaaacccatcttgtttttgattaattttattttgtttgatcggtagaatatgatttcaaagatgaaattaggattTTCAGAAGATCggttcggctgatcttgcagtatcaattttgagccgaacttagtatatgatttagagaaacactatgttcggctaatgcgactttacaatattttcagccgaacctcaattttccggtcgaacctcaattttccagccgaacctcaatttttccagccgaacctagtggatgattcagtttctgagtgaagttcggctgataacttttgagccgaactgttcatctggtcagcagatctgggttttaaaaattcaattttttggcagattcaacttataaaaggaaattaaacctcgatagaagtttacctctgatttgaatcacacattttggtcacttctaatcactaaaatctcaaaagtcaaaacccaagctttttttcttcacttcttcttcttcctctcaaaaatcccaactctctcacataaatttgatttttctaataattcaccactaataatttaatgtttaatcaatccttaaaattcatacTTAATCAACTTTAATCATAATTATTTAtactaattatataagggtagttatgccattatcaaaaatggtggatgagggatgatgttgttttttatttagtgaccctattttaacATTATTATCTAGTATGTTTCAAAAAAATCTAATATGCCTCGAAATAGGTTTCCACCGGTATCGTTGGTTCTCCTACCTTCCAACTACTCACCATTAAAACCCCTGGACAGAGAAACTATGTACTGGTCAAATAAATAAGAACTGTCATTCAAATCTCAATTCTTTACAGCTCGACAAATCAAATTCAAACTAGGGTTAGGCAATTTAATCAATAAACTAACTAcccattttctccattgtctctaaaacaaaaaagagagattggattgagattcaATTTGTGTGGAGAAATATGAAGGTCACTGTGGTTTCTCGAAGTGGTAGAGAAATCATCAAGGGTGGAATTCAACTCAATGATTCGGTAAACATTCTTTTTTTCCAGCTCAAATTTTAGTTTAGGTGGATGGGTTTGGTTCTGATTTCATTTATTCGATATCCAGATTTGATCCTTTTCCCATTTTCATtgattattttggtattttattgtctaaatattGTGGGTTGCTCTTGAATTTGTATTTATAGATCTGTAATTGAGATTATAGATTTTGGGGATTTCTCAGTTTTGTTGAATGTGATTTTGGGGATTTCTCAGTTTTGTGAATGTTTTGTGTTCTGCAGGCTACTGTGAGTGATCTACAGGAAGCTATTCATGCTAGAAGTAAGTTTCACAAACCTGAAAACATAACTTCATTTCATGCTTGTACTTTAGGAAATCAAGTAATTGTGTATCAGTTGTTTGTGTAAATTACCCGACGTTATCAACAATGTTTTCGTCTTTTGTCTTTTTTTCACTCAAATTAGTTGGAAGTAATTTGTTTCGACCATTGTATATGTAGCCGATTGTGCAATATCGCTAATATGCCTAATGCCTCCATCTGTGTGAATGTACAGTGGTGAAAGCGTGGATTTTTGATAAGGTTATTGATTAGTACTGAATTGTAAAGACCATGTGTTATTGAATCTCTTATGCTCCTTgatttgtttgattattttggcGTGGGAAGCAAATAGCTAGGTTGCATTGTGTTCCTGTAATGTTGTGTGCTTGTTGGTATAATGCGTGTGAAAAAGATTCCTATGCGAAGAACTAAAAGGAATCTTCGGGCCTTGGTGGTGAAATATGTGGTTGGGTAGTAGCAAAAAGAAGTAAGAAAGTGTGTAAATGGAACATGAGTTGGTTGTTTTTTGAAGGTCATCTTTCATTTGATTGTGGGAGTAAAAATTGAGTAGTAGGAAAGGGTTAATAGGAAATCAACTCCAATTTGTACATGTTTGTTAGCTCAGCTCTGTATTTAGCTCTACTCATTTAACTTTGTTCTTGTTTTAAGTTTCGATTGAGTGTTTCAACACACCGTACTAAGTATTCTACACATTTATCTTAGTTACTTTGAATGAGAAAAACTCACAAATTACTCCATATTACATCAAAATGCTATATAGTATTGTGATTTAGCAGAATTCCTCTATAATGCCAGTGTCCTGCACATAATCGATCAGCATATACACTTCCACTTACCTGTTGAAGTTTGAACGATAGCTAATTGTGTTTAATTTTCCATAGCAGTTATTTTGTTCAGAATGTTTTTTGTGTAGCATATTTCTGTTCTGTAGAGAAATTGcatcttcattttgaggatttgGACATTGATTCCGCTTTTATTTTTTTGTACTGGACAGCAAAAAAGTACTATCCTTCGAGACAACGTCTCACTCTGCCCCTCAATCCTGGATCCAAGGACAAACCTACTGTCCTCAACTCCAAGACGAGTTTATGTGATTACTGTGATGCTAAGAAGGATAACCTGACAGTGGTGTTCAAGGATCTTGGTCCACAGGTTTCATACCAAATACTTTTCTTCTGGGAATACGTCGGCCCTCTAGTTATCTATCCTCTCTTTTACTACTTACCAGTGTACAAGTTCTTAGGCTACAAAGAGGAGCGTGTAATTCGCCCAGTCCAGACCTACGCCATGTATTACTGGTGTTTCCACTACTTCAAACGTATTATGGAAACATTCTTCATTCACAGATTTAGCCATGCAACTTCTCCCATTTCGAATGTCTTTAGGAACTGCGCATACTATTGGTCATTTGGTGCCTTCATAGCATACTATGTGAATCACCCACTTTACACCCCAGTCAGCGACCTCCAAATGAAGATAGGCTTTGGGTTTGGTATAATTTGTCAAGTTTCTAACTTATACTGCCATCTCTTACTAAGGAATCTTCGAAGCCCCAGCGGTAATGGAGGATACCAAATCCCATATGGATTTTTGTTCAACATAGTGACTTGTGCAAATTACACAACTGAGATCTACCAGTGGCTGGGTTTCAACATTGCAACACAGACTGTTGCAGGTTATGTATTCCTTGTGGTCGCTGCTTCCATCATGTCTAACTGGGCACTTGCAAAGCACCGACGTCTGAGAAGGGTATGGAACATATTGTACCTTCTTTATCGTGTTCTACTGAAAACTTCTTCACCTGACTTTAGTTGTCCAAATAGATTTGTGAAAAGACCATGGTTTAATATATTTTAAAAATCCAAAGAAGCCCTTTCCGATGTGGAAACACATTATCTGCTTTCCTAGGAAACCTGAATCTTGAACTTCATTCTGCTCACCTAAGTTTGGTGATAATAATATCGGGtttgtagttttttttatttttatcggaAAACCAATTATGAAAGGTTGTGCTAGCTTATTTGATCTCCCGTTTACAACTTTGTTAATGGAACATGGAGTTTGATTTTCATGATTTCAGTAGATAATGGATACAATCCCATAATCCGTACTCTTGTGTAAGTTAAGCTGATTTTTACTTTCCAACATTTTCTCTTTTCTGCTGCAGTTATTTGATGGCAAGGAGGGAAGGCCAAAATATCCTCGAAGATGGGTTATTCTTCCTCCATTCCTCTGAAAATTTCAGTGAGACACCTGCCTCCAGTGAGTCCAGTCGATATCCAGCTGCAAAGTAAGATTAGTGAATTCTCAGTACTCGTTGAATATAAACTATTCACGTTAATTTAGTCTATTCACGTGTCTGTACCACCTTAATCATGTCTCGCCAAATTTCTTGTTAATTTGAATCAGATCAGATCCTGTAGGTTTTACAGAAAAGTTAGAccttcagttttcttttatttatttttaatgacAAATGTGGAACTAGCGAGTTCATCTAATTCATGTAATTTATTGTACTTGAGCTATTTTGAAGGTTCCTTTGATGATGAGATTCATTTTCATATAAAAGAGGTAAAAATTCAATCCCGGAGCTGTATGGTTTAGAAAAACTCATCCAAGTATATGTAGTTTAGTTCAAGAAGGTTCATTTTCCGCATACATAGGTAGTGGGTGTTTTAGCAATCTTTGCCAATGTGTCTAAAAACCTTGATAAACATACCAAGCTATGCATCTAGTAACCTGGTGTAATATATGCTCGGAGACCACTCGTGATGACCATTTAATGTTTTCATCTCTGTAATTTAAGAAGTAGGTAGTGTTCCTGGCATCTCCCTCTATGTCAATGAGCTTCACATGCGAGTAGTAGCCCTGAAGCCCATCCGGATGCAGCTACAATTACAGGTCTCAAGATTAGGCAGCTATAGCATATTCATACCCCTTTTGCCCTGTAGTTAGCCTTCAATTTGCACTAAAGTGCTTAGTCCACCGAGAGatggtctcttttttttcttttttttttaatgagagATGTCTGCCTGAGTTATTCAAGAAAATCGGTTCACCGGATACATGCCACGTCTCCGAAAGGTTTTGATATCGGAGAGTTTCTCCGATCGGTTCTAACTTTACTTCTCAGTTCTCACTCAGCACACTTCAATACAAGGATTTCAACTGGGCCCACAAGACGTCACTCCTGACCAGATATGGCCCACCATGAACTAACCCATCATAATATCCATTGAGCAATGAATTTGGACTATGGAGAATACAAAGTCAACCAatttatatgtattttttttttaattttaaattccATGAAAATTTTCTTGGAGTAAGAAAAAACAACAGCTAAACCAAATATGATTAGGTTTTACTTGGTAAGATTATAACTGTGGATGATTAGCATTATTAAAATGAAGAATATGATACCAACTCTTCCGTTGAAGAAAAGCAAGCAATATCTACAAAGGATAAAGAAGGCCTGTCAAGGCATTCTAATAATAAGTTACTAGCTAGCCTTTCATGAGAAGCAACAAAAAGATGCAATGAAGAAGAACCATATCCAATCCAGCATTACCTTAAATTCTCATTTTCCAATGAAAAAGATGAAATGAAAACACCCAAAATATTATTCTATAAACAATGTTGCTTTTCCCCTTAGAGAATGTCTTTCTTGTTTATTTGTTTGTTCATTACTTTGCTGAAAATTCTAGAGGATGTTTGTCTTTCTAATAACACTTGAAACAAATTTCATTTGAAAAATTTTTGATAGTCAAGCACAAATTATGCCAAGAAAACATGAAATCCAATCTTAGATTTCACAATAATTTTACTCTTTACGATGTTATTAAAATACTCGGCCGCGCAAATGAATTTTTCGACCCAAATATTTGGGTCACAACAATAAGCTTCTTGGATTTGGCAAGTGATCATACATCATTACAAGTTAATTTGTTTATCTTACATATCTATTGCGAAATGAACAAACAAAACAGTTGATTTATATATATAAGTTTACTACTTTGTTGAGGAAATTGCTCTCTCTAATATTATCTTAATGAAACATGAGAAGTACTTAGTCTTTATTCCTTAGAACCAGATCTTTCTTTTATAAATGTAAAAATCACAACAAGTTAGAGCCTTGATTACAAAAGTACGtggttttggtaaaaaaaaaaaattgatacctAATACATTAGTCTATACAAATGTTTCACCTTTATAAAGTCTACAATAAATAATGAGATTAGATCTTTCTTTTGCAAAATAATCCCTATAATTATACTTTGATTATTCTTTCTTTTGTACTCTTTTTCTGTTATTTTATACACCTCTTTAACTTACAATGTACAATTAATTAATTTCTAATCAAAATTATTATGCCAAAGTTTTACGAGTTATGTTTTCTCTCCAAAACTTATACagtatagtatatatatatatataatccttttcctttctttttaatcttaataaattattaATGATGAATATCTGCTAAACTGGGATGAATTTAATAAAGATTAGTTAGTCATAAGATAGCTAGGGACAAACTGATCAATCAGCCTTTCGGTTGGTGTGTGTTGCCAAACAACATGATTCCAAGACGGAACATGATCATAAAGCATTCCCTGCCTCATTTGCAGACTTATGTatcattttcattattatctAAAAGGATAACGTTTGTTTTTTTCTTATGGGATGTATTGTTTCCTTTCTGCCCGTTCATTTCTAAGAAATTATTAGGCTCATGTTGAACTCATATCATTTTTGCCATTTTACTGGCTAGTATTTTATAAGTCCAAACACTGCAATAGCATGTTTTCCACGAGATGGAAGATATCATAGTTTTGCCCAAAGTCCTTAAGACGGTAGAGTGGTAGACATATATGACTCGGTATCAATTGACAATGAATAAAATACAATGCCAAGTCTATTCTGATAGGATTTTTAAAATAATTACCGTGCATAACAATGATTTATGATGTAGCTGTAGCTAGCTCTGAATAAATTCCATATTCCTTTGAGTGCCGACTGAACGTTAAGAAGCTTAGGTAGGAGCAGCAGCTAACTGTCTGTGTCACGAGAATCTTCATGAAAGTACTaactctctctctttttctcttttcaactAACAAAACAACCACCTTGTTTACAAAAGTAGTTATGAATCTTGTGATAGCTAGAAGAATTGAAGGATTGGTTGAAAGTAGCATAGTACTCTCGCCATATGCTTCCATGCATATAACTTTTATTCCCTCTCTCTTTTTCTACTTTGATCTTTCCCCATACCTATATCCTCCTAGCTTCTTCTTTTTGCGCTTTCTTGTTAATTGTTTCTTTACATTTACAGATCAGGTCTTAGTTGTTACCCGCCAATAGATCAGATCATAGTTAACCCGCAAATACTAGTATTCATAATCATAAACCCATGGATAATGGAATCCAAATGCAATGAAGGAAAAACACACCCCTAATAGTATTACATTTTTCCGATATTCCCCTCAGAAATCAGTGGATACCATTGGCCTAATCCAGTCGGGAATATAATAAATAAATTCTCACAGAAATCAAACAAGAATGGTGTAAATTATATAGAGAGAGACAGTGAAAAAACCATACATGAAATCTGATGTGTCAGCTCATGAATCATGATGATCATTGATAAATCCAAGTAAAATATTAATGATAAACAATAAAAATTAAAGTAGTGAAGAATGTGAGCACAAGAGAGGAGGATCTATATAACTGTCAGCAGAATCTTTActaacaaaacaaacaaacaaccaCCTCGATTACAAAAGTAGTGGTGGTTGTAATACAAGAGACTGTCACTATATGGTTCCATGCATAACTTTATTCCCCTCTCTTTTTCTACTTTGATCTAATTCCCCATCCCTATGGGCTTATATCCTTCTTCTTTTTGTGCtttcttgttgtttctttacatttACAGATCAGATCTTAGTTGTTACCCGCCAATAGATCAGATCTTAATAAGTTAATTACCCGCCAATATACTAGTATTGTTCTAGTCCCCTGAGAAAATTAGTTGACACCGTTGGCCTAATCCGGCAGGGTGTAAAAATTAATAACTTCTCGCATGGAAATAATAATACAAGAATGGTTAAAAATTaacaatgtatatatatatagagatagTGAAAAATCATACATGAAATGATCTAATGTAAGAAGTTGATTCCTACATTAAATGATGATCATGATCATCATGATTCATAAATGAATTGATTAAGATTGGCAATTAAACAGTTCTCACTTTTTTGATAATCCTAGAAAACTCTTGATTGGGAagatgctgctgctgatgaacttGATGCAATAAACTTTCTTGAATTTCTTTCGCCAAATCAAACTCAAATAAGAATTTAACATTagctgtttttctttttcttgataaGAATGGTACTGGTGGTTTAGGTTTGATTGGTGCTGCTGGACATTTCTTTTCCACTGGTATAATTTTCTTTTCTGGAGTTCTAAAtccatcatcagtttcatcaacttCATCATTTCCTCTCATCGACGATGATGAAGATTCCAATTTATCTGTATCCTTCCTCAAAaactcttctccttcttcttc encodes the following:
- the LOC113313744 gene encoding very-long-chain enoyl-CoA reductase-like, whose product is MKVTVVSRSGREIIKGGIQLNDSATVSDLQEAIHARTKKYYPSRQRLTLPLNPGSKDKPTVLNSKTSLCDYCDAKKDNLTVVFKDLGPQVSYQILFFWEYVGPLVIYPLFYYLPVYKFLGYKEERVIRPVQTYAMYYWCFHYFKRIMETFFIHRFSHATSPISNVFRNCAYYWSFGAFIAYYVNHPLYTPVSDLQMKIGFGFGIICQVSNLYCHLLLRNLRSPSGNGGYQIPYGFLFNIVTCANYTTEIYQWLGFNIATQTVAGYVFLVVAASIMSNWALAKHRRLRRLFDGKEGRPKYPRRWVILPPFL